The window ttgttaataaaccTTTCATAAACTAACTGGAAACATGTACTAGAGGCGTCATTatcttatttcaattaaatattgaaagaatTTCCATTTGATTaggttataaaattttaatgatacctacctaggtaatctttcaatgattttttttaacaaagatcGTGAATCCTAATCATTCAGGTTATAAAAATTGAGTATGTATGATCTCGTTCCAAATGATTAAACCTCATAATCAATCCAATTACCTTTTCATAGACAAACTAGTATTCTATAGATAATGGGTcatgtattttacaaatgcctgcaataaataatttgttattatattattaaactaactAGCCTTTAGCTCCATCTATCTATGTTAATATGAATGTTGTTTGAgtagattttgattaaatttggaatagataatatgtattttaataccctaattcaaacataggctgACAGGGGTGGAACTGCAGGTAACAACTAGCCAGCCAAAAAAGGGTCATTTCACTTTGTGTATCTATTTACAGTGCGAGACCAGCTGAAGGACTTGACAAAGCAGTACGACAAAAGTGAGAATGATCTGAAAGCCCTACAGAGTGTTGGTCAAATTGTTGGTGAAGTTCTGAAGCAGTTGACTGAGGAGAAGTGTGAGTTTGATTCTTTTGTTACatgatttctttattattatgttgtgCTCATGTACATTATCAGCCACATGCCAATTCTTTTCTGTTCTTTTCTGTGATCATCATTGTATGACAGTTGAATATGTCGAAAGTGTCCTCCAATCAAGACCTTTACTCCTTTTTATATCTTGTTCCTTTTTTATCAGGAATATATTGTGTCGTTTCTCTTCAGCCGCTTTCCGAAGCAGGTGTTATTAGCCTGGCAATTCATTAGGATGGACCTCTACTTTATGCCGGTCCCACACCGTCATCGAACagttgccaaactttggcggattcggtatgacattgctggtttttcattgcagtaaataaaagcacccATACTAATTgagcaatgttcacgcattcgcggcGGCATGTGTCTTGAGTCCGGCGACAGTGGGCAgctgatattataataataaatctttattcaaataaattatggcTAAGTAATATAgtacattaaataaagaaaaagtattATGACGTTATGTTAAcattgtcgacctcggtggcgcagtgcttgcctctgaaccaagaggttccgggtttgatccccggtcgggtcatgatggaaaatgatctttttctgattggcccgggtcttggatgtttatctatacatgaatttgttataaaatatagtaacgttgagttagcatcccgtaacacaagtctagaactcaCTTTGGggttaactcaatctgtgtaatttgtcctaatatatttatttattattgtgttgTTTCAGTCATAGTGAAGGCGACAAATGGCCCCCGCTACGTGGTGGGGTGCCGGCGACAGCTGGACAAGGGCCGGCTGAAGGGAGGCACGCGCGTCGCCCTCGACATGACCACGCTCACCATCATGAGGCACTTGCCCAGGGAGGCAAGTCTAAAATTCTAGATCGTCTTAAAACTAGTTCAAAACCTCTGGCTAGAGTTTTATCAGAATCATACCAAGATCTTAGATAGTGCgactcaaattcaaaattctttattcaatataggatgataatatacatcacttattgacgtcaaaaaaaatactttaactaagtctactgccgacttccaaagcgcagttgaagaagaagcgacgcaacaaacttcaccgcggccttttctccaaggatgACGTCCTTAGAGATTAACAAATCTAGGTCTTATACCACTGACTGACCAAGATGGGGAACATATAGTAATAGAATGAATGTCTCTACGCTGGTTACTTGAAAGGTGCGAGGAGATAGACCAAAATGTCTATAACTTTCTCTGTCTAGGATACATAATATGAATTGTCATATCAGATCATATCACTGACTGACAGAAAACTATTAACATTGTTGTTGaatgcataaatatatttgctgGCAAACACAGTAGAAATATGtggtagtaaaatattatgtctaCATTCAACTGAACAAGCACGATGTTGCACCAACAGTTAACGTCAATTATTCCAATTGGAGATATGACTTATCTTTAATTTCGCACAAGCAAGAATGAGGAACGTGTACTGGAGACTACATCGggagaaaataatgaattataatgCATTAATGGATATATAGAGAACAATAACTAGATTTCATCAATTGCAGGTGGACCCCTTGGTGTACAACATGAGTCATGAAGACCCTGGAGACGTTACATACTCAGCTATAGGTGGACTACAGGAACAGATCAGGCAGTTAAGAGAGGTAAGTGTGTTGTGGTTTTCTCTTCAGATTACaacataaagtttttttaaaaaaaagggtGTGAATTTTTGAGGGACATAGCTTTGAATttacttttctatttattttcggTTTCTTTCTTGTATCACTGTGTACATAAACTGTTAAATAAGTGTTTCGCTTCCGGTTTCGTTCGGTTATAAgtataatgaattatatatttaaatattcttcgggaattacactatctattagtgtaGACCCTATAAAAAtgcgtccggtagtttttgagagaaaagattcgtatttttgtttgtaattaatttattaaaaactatcgGACCGATTTTACAGAAATTTAAACACAAGGaaacgtttttttatattaccgAGCGAatccgggacgggccgctaatacAACTGTAAACATggttttttacaatattgttaataactaattgaaaaactaatctctaaaatataacactttgcgttactgagtgactgactgacagacagcacagaaactactgggcgtagaaagctgaaatttgggtgtgtaggttcctaggacagtgtggGGGAGCACCAAGAAagtcacatacgaagttgggGACGAAAGCTAGTCTCGTATATGACGAGATGCGTTATCATGTTTAATTTGAAGAATTCCCATCTGACCAGAGTAATAGTATGTAATGGTGAAGACGTGTGATGGTCACCCAGGTGATCGAGCTGCCGCTGCTGAACCCGGAGCTGTTCGTGCGCGTGGGCATCACGCCGCCCAAGGGCTGCCTGCTGTACGGGCCGCCCGGCACCGGCAAGACGCTGCTGGCGCGCGCCGTCGCCTCGCAGCTCGACGCCAACTTCCTCAAGGTCATTGCCTTCTCCtccaggtttcctcgcgatgttatCCTTCACCTTCACCCGGAAAATCTGGGTTTTGAAGGttgttataatagtataactAGAGTCGATCAATTGTTTATTcattgtgtctcgattctgCGCGCTCAACGGATTAAATTCGACTTTCACTATGGAAAGATCTTGTCTGGTATCTAACCATATCGGATTATGTATCCAATATTGAACATTTCAACTGCGCGTTCTAGACTTGTTGGTTTCTATCGTGAATTGAccgtagcgccatctgttgaCGCCTGATGTCAGCTAGGTGAGTAGTATttgctctctctctcatcttttTGAAGCTGCGACGCCCAAATCCCAGGATTCTCggacaaaataaaagtaaaattttaaagatttagcattgtttttacaaccggccactTGTCTGACGTCAACGCTAATGcgttgggaatgctattgttgcctctCAGTCGCTTCGTACCACATCCACGGaaagatatggagtggtcctattctagggcgagACCACACACGGACATCATACTTACCTATCTGTGTGATTATTATGacttatcagaaagtggtgtaACTGTACTATTGTTTCCAGGTGGTTTCCTCGGCCATAGTGGATAAGTACATAGGAGAGTCGGCTCGACTTATCAGGGAAATGTTCAACTACGCGAGGGACCACCAACCCTGCATCATATTTATGGACGAGATCGATGCTATTGGTATgtctacttatttataattagctgcgccctggggcttcgctcccgtgggaatttcggggtgaaaagtaccctatgtgttattccaggttattttctattcgtatgccaaatttcataacaatccgtccagagatagattttttttcctttcatcagcacttgatcacaatcataatatgtttcagtataccttttgaccatgtactttattgtgtacttacattgttatattactgataaaaaaatatacataaatttatatttaaaaaatggtaagcccttctggcataatagagaccaacactgtttgaatgagtttctttcgacatttcttctcagcagtggtcgttccgaaatgctagtagtttgtagctttggtaaacataatttaatttagaatatgacgtgaaaaagtgcctgtgaaggcctaatttctgaataaatgttttgattttgataatgcgtgaagaggtaacaaacaaacttactttcgcatttataataatatttgggATTTTTAAAagagatattttttagttaaaattgatataattttgtgtgtatatattgttaattctactgcaattaaattataatcccAGGTGGCAGGCGTTTCTCGGAGGGCACAAGCGCCGATCGTGAGATCCAAAGGACACTCATGGAGCTTCTCAACCAAATGGACGGGTTCGATTCCCTGGGACAGGTGAAGATCATCATGGCCACGAACAGACCTGATACCCTGGACCCTGCCCTGTTGAGGCCCGGACGCCTGGATAGGAAGATTGAAATTCCTCTGCCGAATGAACAAGCCAGGTGAGAATTTTGGGAAATATGGGAATTGCTTTAGAGATTATTTTGGGTACTGTTTAAATTGTCGATTTATTGGAGTTCTCGGAGCAGATATTAAATTGcacgtatttttaaataaagtagtgCTTAATGTTCTTCCTTGTGAGAATCGTAAGAATATGCtgaatatatgaaattttctttaatgattAACTAATGACTGtcaatgttataataattatgcgAAACCAGGAAATTTCGGAAACTTGCGAGAACTTTTACGGGAATTTAGGTTAATCATCGAATCAATATAGATTATcaactgttttgtttttgtatgcGTGTCAGCAATATTCATACGGTCCCTATTCCTAGGCTGGAGATCCTGAAGATCCACGCGGCCCCGATCGCGAAGCACGGAGAGATGGACTACGAGGCGGTGGTGAAGCTGTCGGACACCTTCAACGGCGCCGACCTCCGCAACGTGTGCACTGAGGCGGGGCTCTTCGCTATACGCGCCGAGAGGGAATATATCATACAGGTCACTCAGATATCCATGCTGTGGGATTGTTTGTGAttactttcaataaaataagagaCAAATGTCCAATTGTTGCTGACCAAATCTTGCTGCCCAAATAATTGTTTTGCTGACCATATCTTGTTGCCcaagaaattattttgctgGTCATATCTTGCTgcccaaataattattttgctggccatttacttaacaaattttaaaatggtataccaattaattaattaaaattttaaattagttttaaaataatatgagcagttgtgtaaaaataataaatcaaacagTGATATACTACATGaacaaatcacaaagattgagttagccccaaagtaagttggagacttgtgttacgggataactcaacgatactatatttataatttcaggaGGATCTGATGAAAGCAGTAAGAAAAGTTGCAGACAACAAGAAGTTGGAGAGCAAATTGGATTATAAGCctgtttaatattaattcgtttattttaataactatatattttctttttattaatattgatgatgatactTATATAGGAATGTAAACTGTGTACTGATGTGTGAAGTCGAAGACAATACAAGGATTCAgaaacatttctatttttagatGCCTTTTATACATTACCTTTGCTACCATTTCGCAATATATTCATAGTTGACTAAATCCATGTAGTCATTAATGACCACATCATATAAAAGAAACTAATAATTCTCTCTCACAAAATTCTTCATCGTATATTGTAAATTGTCATGATAGTCCTTactatcctaatattataaatgcaaaagtaagtttgttaccccttcacgctctatctactcaaccaatcttcttgaaattttgcacatatgtagtttgaagtatggagaagtacatagggtacctttcatgcctaaaaataacttctcatacaaaaattatatactgaatacctacttgtttttattagaaagttaaTTTTCTAATGGATTTACTAAAAAGAAAGCTGAGACCACCAAAATTCGTAAATTGCGTTATTTTGTAgcataaacaacaaaataaatatatatatatatatatatacggacaaatcacacagattgagctagccccaaagcaagttcgagacttgtgttatgggatactaactcaacgatactatattttataacaaatacatatttatatagataaacatccaagacccgggccaatcagaaaagatcattttccatcatgacccaaccgggggtcgaacccgggacctctcggttcagtggtaagtactttaccactgcgccatcgacgTCATCAAATAGTTACaagatttgaaataattttaaaatgtttttgtttcggacaataaatacaatatgggtattataaaaaagtatggcttatataaatcaatttattaccAACACATAAAACTTACACTAACATAAGTACAATTCAATACTGTGATGCAACtggtaaaaaatacaaaatacaattaattttgtaggaataaaaatttattatatacttaacgAAAATTAGCACAGTAgtggaaaaatttaattaaccgAAAAAAGACTTTATTTCCGTGGTGATAAGGCACACATTTGTTCACATTTACTTAcacattgtattaaaattacataaaaataaataaaaacgactAGGTACCATGACAAAAAATGCCTTATAACTATTCAATAAAAGGCGGCAAGCTTCCGTTTGCTTTAGCTTTAGCCACATTCTCGTAATAACAAGAAAAATCGACAtaacctttaatttttttatcctgaTCATGAGGTCTTTCATTCGGATACATATCCAAAGACGATTCACACGATCGATTTGTATCTACAATCGAATTGGACATATTACTCGATGAGTACTCATCAAGCTCATTCAACAGAGTGTTCGATTTTGATTGCACTATAGGATTGAATCTAACATTATTCTTTGGTGTGTTACTACCCTCATTTGGGGGTAGGAAGTTCAAATTCCTTATCAATAAAGACATGTGGGTGTTAGATTTTGGTGTCAAATTGTTTCTAACGCAGTAAGAGACGAATTCCTCTTCGATTTCTTCTAACACCGATTGACTGACTTTGTTAAAGTCCTGTTTACGGAAATGTTCAACTATGATTTGGGCTaactgtttgtttgtctgttcgctGCTGCCGCGGGTTTCTTGTATGCGTTTGTATACCCCAGCACTTACGATGACCaagaatctaaaaatatataaaatataaattagtataatatatagctTGCATTTTGGtatgtgttttttaaactaaattttgataGCTCtcattttatgaccggcctTACTGacaaattcccacgggagcgaagccctgggcaacatctagttatcaATAgtttaatgccggctccacactcgtcgaacagtttgtcAAATTTTGGTGGATTACTGTAagtgcagtaaataaaagtcatACTATGTTATACATATGATGTttacgcattcgcgtcggcgtgtgtctgagttcggcgatagtgtggagtcGACATAACAATCCAGTTTCaatcgaaaaaatattttggaaaagCTATTTTGGAGcagaataagaatatatagatactagctgcgccccggggcgaTTTTGCATGagagtgacaaacatacatacacatatcctcacaaactttctaatttataatattactatatttataggATACTATCAATAGTATTGCTTTTTCTGAAACTATCGAGAAGTGTATCGAAATGGTATATATCTGTAAAGAGTGCGAAGTGCAACCTGCAGCTGCGGTCGAGCGCCACGGGCCCGAGCAGGTCGGGCGCGCACAGCACGGGGCTCGCGGCCGCCGCGCGCAGCGCGGGCACGCCTCGGTACAGGCTCTTCACGAGGTAGTTGCCCAGGCAGCGCGTGCCCGACTGGTTGCCCAGGTACTGGGCTGGAAGGACGGATCGTAATaacgaaacgctctgagatccaccaaataaaatttttcactaCTCATGTACGCAAAGTTTAACATTATCATTGGATGTAAGCCGCTtagaatttgattttaaactaGAGCCAACAATCTAATTTCTAATCTAATCTAGTTTCTTCCGCggtaataaatcaaattttatgtatCTCTCTATAGCTAATCAAAAACTAAATAGAAAATTGAtttacagaaattaaaattgatacatttattcagatgtactattttacaaattctatAGCTAAGGATCCCACTATAAGAAATACACTGAACAAATTGAACACATCGTTATATAGTGggattttaaactattatacTCCAGACTAAAGAGAAGATCGCCCTTAGACATGTGttaataatgcaataaattcGAAGCTTATacaaaaaagtacaataaaacTACTGATTTATGGAGAGGACAAGTCACTGGATTTGGACCAATACCTGCTTGGACaccataaaaatgtaatggacAGATTacataagaaagaaaaaaaaactaaaaaagttcTCAGAAAGctacaacaaattaaagaaacacAAACTGTATTATACTCACAATTCCTCAGCTTGCTAACATCCAGGCCGAGTTGAGACAGCCTCAGCAACTCGTCCTCGTTGTTCAAGCTATGGTCCACGGTCAATTGCACAACCCTCAGAACAGCATTATCATCAGTCTTGCAGAGTAATGCTCGTGTTTCACCAACGTTAGCGACGAACAGTTTATTGTTGTAGACAAGTGCGATGACGACTGTGGCGCCACCTGATAGGTGCTTGTCTATCTCTTTGAGACGAGCTAGGATCGAGTTTTGGGACAACTGAAAATTCCATCATATATTTAACAACAACCTTCCCTCCAAAAATCAGAATCTAATTCTTTTCGATTGGTTGTTTTAGAGAATACGTCAGTCTGTGATTGGTAGATTTCTGTACATCTGtcatgtcaatgtcattgTGATAGTTTGTATCGCcattattttacaagtatttactacttaattttattggagttgccagtataattattaaaaatactaacaaaaatagGAA is drawn from Plodia interpunctella isolate USDA-ARS_2022_Savannah chromosome 24, ilPloInte3.2, whole genome shotgun sequence and contains these coding sequences:
- the Rpt4 gene encoding 26S proteasome regulatory subunit 10B, whose product is MPAGASTTDPLREKAFQDYRKKLMEHKEVESRLKDMRDQLKDLTKQYDKSENDLKALQSVGQIVGEVLKQLTEEKFIVKATNGPRYVVGCRRQLDKGRLKGGTRVALDMTTLTIMRHLPREVDPLVYNMSHEDPGDVTYSAIGGLQEQIRQLREVIELPLLNPELFVRVGITPPKGCLLYGPPGTGKTLLARAVASQLDANFLKVVSSAIVDKYIGESARLIREMFNYARDHQPCIIFMDEIDAIGGRRFSEGTSADREIQRTLMELLNQMDGFDSLGQVKIIMATNRPDTLDPALLRPGRLDRKIEIPLPNEQARLEILKIHAAPIAKHGEMDYEAVVKLSDTFNGADLRNVCTEAGLFAIRAEREYIIQEDLMKAVRKVADNKKLESKLDYKPV
- the LOC128680366 gene encoding TGF-beta-activated kinase 1 and MAP3K7-binding protein 1-like produces the protein MIARLLTDDLPKCRNTCVASYFSRLGGNANTNDDYLCFYCQMDENSCLYGVFEPHNGLDAAKFIMQRMAVEILFPTTSSNNTTDEEIRDRLRNAFVSVEKAYNENYDAMIAERTSLQYQLQTSESQLSQNSILARLKEIDKHLSGGATVVIALVYNNKLFVANVGETRALLCKTDDNAVLRVVQLTVDHSLNNEDELLRLSQLGLDVSKLRNSQYLGNQSGTRCLGNYLVKSLYRGVPALRAAAASPVLCAPDLLGPVALDRSCRFLVIVSAGVYKRIQETRGSSEQTNKQLAQIIVEHFRKQDFNKVSQSVLEEIEEEFVSYCVRNNLTPKSNTHMSLLIRNLNFLPPNEGSNTPKNNVRFNPIVQSKSNTLLNELDEYSSSNMSNSIVDTNRSCESSLDMYPNERPHDQDKKIKGYVDFSCYYENVAKAKANGSLPPFIE